From a region of the Triticum aestivum cultivar Chinese Spring chromosome 7D, IWGSC CS RefSeq v2.1, whole genome shotgun sequence genome:
- the LOC123171318 gene encoding BTB/POZ and MATH domain-containing protein 2-like yields MSVVSALRGAGRQLSTSTATLSALRGARRQLSTSTSTAAPSALRGAGRRQLYTSTIASRASGACVFQIKDYTDIKRILGVGQDTTSDDFYVGDYRFRILCCPNGSSEMYEGYVSVFLEYLSHASHAKTGDTMAKVELSILDQASKPSHTQTKADYRFSNATSLNWGWRDFIKHEDLDEEKHLKDDCLTILCDVTVTALGIEDHVEAAAPEPTVVEPPFGMRGLLAEFIWNKKEVDVQSGGGGGCNTALLRVDDMDAEVFKALLQFIYLDSPPRPLEKTMAERLLVAADRYELEKLKLICEAALLRHVDLSSVAAALALAERHHCSVLRTACVQFLSSPGNLEAFMASGGFEQLKTGCPSALLELLVKKMMREQQ; encoded by the exons ATGTCCGTCGTGTCCGCCCTGCGCGGCGCCGGCCGGCAGCTCTCCACCTCCACCGCCACCCTGTCCGCCCTGCGGGGCGCACGCCGGCAGCTCTCCACTTCCACTTCCACCGCCGCCCCATCCGCCCTGCGCGGCGCCGGCCGGCGGCAGCTCTACACTTCAACCATCGCCTCGAGGGCGAGCGGCGCCTGCGTGTTCCAGATCAAGGACTACACGGACATCAAGAGGATTTTGGGCGTCGGGCAGGACACGACATCAGACGACTTCTACGTCGGCGACTATAGATTTCGCATCCTGTGCTGCCCAAACGGCTCCAGCGAGATGTACGAGGGCTACGTCTCCGTCTTCCTCGAGTATCTCAGC CATGCCAGCCACGCAAAGACCGGGGATACCATGGCAAAGGTGGAGCTGAGCATACTCGACCAAGCCTCCAAGCCATCGCACACACAAACCAAAGCAGATTACCGCTTCTCCAACGCCACTTCCCTCAACTGGGGCTGGAGAGACTTCATCAAGCACGAGGATCTGGACGAGGAGAAGCATCTCAAGGACGATTGCCTGACCATCCTGTGCGACGTCACCGTCACCGCACTGGGTATCGAAGACCACGTCGAGGCTGCCGCACCGGAGCCTACTGTCGTGGAGCCTCCGTTCGGCATGCGCGGGCTACTCGCGGAATTCATCTGGAACAAGAAGGAAGTGGACGTGCAGA gcggcggcggcggcggctgcaacaCCGCCTTACTACGCGTTGACGACATGGACGCCGAGGTGTTCAAGGCCCTGCTCCAGTTTATATACTTGGACTCGCCTCCCCGGCCCCTCGAGAAAACAATGGCAGAGAGGCTGCTCGTCGCGGCGGACAGGTATGAGCTGGAGAAGTTGAAGCTCATCTGCGAGGCAGCGTTGTTGCGGCACGTTGATCTGAGCTCCGTGGCTGCTGCTCTAGCGTTGGCCGAGCGGCATCATTGCTCCGTGCTGAGGACCGCATGCGTGCAGTTCCTCTCTTCTCCCGGTAACCTGGAAGCATTCATGGCATCGGGTGGATTTGAACAACTAAAGACAGGTTGTCCCTCTGCTCTGTTGGAGCTCCTCGTGAAGAAGATGATGCGTGAACAGCAATGA